The window AGAGGCTGCGGGGTGACAGCTCTGGGTGGGGCGTAGGGCCCGGTGTCAGCCTCCGAGCTTAGGGCCGCCGGAGGCCTGGTGTGTGCTCGGGCCTGCGCCCCTCCCTCAGACACCTGGCGTGACCCGTCCGGGGGCTCAGCCCAGGGACTGTCTCCATTCCAGGTCTTCTTCATAGACAGGATGAAGCCTCCCCTGGCCTGGGAGGTGAGTCCCACCCACTGGCTCTCATATTTGAGGCTGTCCACACCCTGGCCCAGGGCCCAATTGGCTGGCTCCCGGCGATTTCTGTTTCTGGCCCGAATTCTGCCCTGACGCATGTTTCTGGGTCACTAGGTCCCCTCTGCCTGTGCCCTCACCACTCACAGCCCCAACCGTCCCTAATTCGTAAGATGTGACTGCAGCCTTTTCTGTTCCTTACCCTCTTCTTCCCACTCTCCTTCCACCTTTTTTCGTCCGTGGAGGGCAACCATGCCTTGTATTTATTAATGACAACtaacatttctttccttataCCTGTTGTCTTACCACATGCCAGGCCCTGGTTCCAACCTCTTGGTAAATAATAGCTCATTAAATCATCTAAACAGTCTTAGGAGCTTGTATTATTTGCCTCATGTTATAGCTGGCAaagcaggcacagagaggttaagtaacttgcctaagatcacacagctactcAGTGGGAGCCATTTATGTGCGTAATCGTCACCGCAGTCCCATCCGGCAAATAAGTAGCCTCCCACCTAGTAGATGAGCCAAGAACAGGGGGATTTCAGGCCTCGCCAAAGGTCGTACTTGACCAAAGGAAGTATAGGGGCTGTGAAAGCAGCGTAGGACTGACTCCCAAGTGGGGCCCTGACCCGTGACCCCCTATGTCTCCCAAGTTCACCTCCATGTCTGAGCTGGGAGGTGGGCAGGCCTGGGATCGCAAGCCTCAtcttacaaatggagaaactgaagccAAGAGTGTTTGGGCCGCTCTCTTTCAAGAGGGTACActtggtgggggaagggcaagcaGGGCCGGGACTTGAACCGGGGACTTTTTACCCCCAGGCCGGTGATTTTTCCTCGACAGCCCTGCCTCCTGGGTTTCAAACTCTTCCTTCCTGGCACTCCACAGAGCTGGTGTCCCACCTTCTCCCCCAcaccctgcgtggctcagtcttcCCGCCCCTGCATTCCTGCGTCACGCACACAGAACGCCCCGCGATAAATATCTCATCACTAGtgcgtcccccacccccacccctttgtcTCAGCCCTCCCTAGGTGTCTGCCATGGCCTTGAGGCCTTTTTTCTCTCTGACAGGGAAAAAAGAGATGGGATCGAGGGAGAGAAGCCCTTTCCCCTTGCCAGACTCCCCCGCCCCAGGTCGGGAGTCGCATAGGAGACACCTCATCTAGAGGCAGCCCCCAGGGTCGGTGGGAAGGGGCGTGGCGAGGGCATGCTGCAGAAAGAATGACTGACCTTGGGTGTGGTGTGGGGTGCATGGGTACAACAGGAGAGAAGTCAGGTGATGGGGGCTGGGGCTCTGGGATGTTCCACCTCCACGCTcaggggggaaggggtgggcgcTGTGCCTGGGCTCAGGGTCTCACCACCTGTGTTTGGGAGCCTCCGAGGTGTGCCCCCAGCTCCAGACtggccccacctccccccagccttCCTGCCTTCAGCGAAGCCCAGCTCGATTTAACCGAGGGGTTAGTTCCAAGTCTCGGAGTTGACATCAGAGGGCCCAGGGATTCCCCTCACCAGCCCGAGCTGAAAACAAGGGACTTGAGTTCCAGGCTTCGCCCTGTCACTGATCTGCTGTGTCGACTCTGAATCGAGACTTCCCCTCCCTGATTCCATCCTGATGTCACATCTGAAGCTTCTAACTTCTACTTCCTGGGCGCAGGATTCCCATGCAACCCCATGGAGTGTCCCGTGGGGTCAGAGCTCTAACGGGGTACTTGGGAAATGATCAGAAATGTGGCAGatggctcttttctctctcttttaaatcaTCTAGGTTTTCATTTCCCTACGTAATAATAGGGGCAGCATTTGAAACCTGCTACTGCTTCTCAATGAGGAACCTGAGGTCCGGAGCTGGCCAGTGACTCACCTGAGGTCACCAGAAGTATCAGCTACACCCTGGAGTCCATAGAGCTCCGGGATCTTGGTTTCCTTTCCAGCAGTTCTCAGCCTTCACCACATCCCTTCGATTTCCTGCTGCTCCCAGCCCAAGCCTCAGCTCACCAGCCAAGATCCATTCGTGGCAACTGAGGCCCAGGTAGACAGAGACAGGCTCAGGCCCCTCCTCCAAGGATATAGACAGAGGCTGCCCAACCCGCCACGCCCCGCCACCACCCCGCACCTCTCCTCATCGGCCCTCTGGTTTCTTGGCAAGGCTCTGCCAAGATCATCAGCCCAGGGCCGTGGCCAGCAGCCCAGAAAACCCCATTTCCATTCTTCAGTACCTGTCTGGAGCCTTGGCAGAGTCGGGGAAGGCTGACAGCAAGACCTCAGGGCTCGGCAGTGGGTCCCAGACCTCCCGCTCTAGGAGGGCAACTGACAGGGCGCCAGCCGTGAGTAGAACTTGCATTAGGCACTGTGATAAAAGACAGATTTGTTTGCTGATTGGCTAAGAAGCTGCTATTGTTAGCTACGGGGGATATATCAGTGCACATAACTGGCAAACATTCCCACCCTTGGGGAGCTCGCGCTCTAGTgcatagagagagacaaaaaagagagaaaatgttaaatatttttaagggtgttttctcttttttgagagacagagacagagacagcacaagtggggaggagcagagagagagagagagagaatatcccaagcaggccccatactgccagcgcagagcttgctgtggggctcgaacccatgaagccgtgagatcgtgacctgagccgaaagcaagtgtcggacacttaaccgaatgagtcacccaggaggtcaaaaatgttagatatttttaaatgttatggaGAAATACAATGCAGGGAAAGGGATAGAAAGTGTATGTAAGAGACACAGGCAAATAATTAAAGTGAACAGTTATTAAAGATAACGTCTTCAAACTATGATTACATGGGATTTCTGGAATTTAATGAAGggaatctataaaaaaataagaaaaaaataataatgaacaatTTAAAGTTTActctctgaggggcacctgggtggctcagtcaggtgagcgtccaacttcggcttgggtcatgatctcccggttcgtgggttcgagccccacgttggactccttgctgacaacttggagcctggagcctgcttcagattctgtgtctccctctctctctctgcccctcccctatctgcactcttctgtctctctctctctcaaaaataaaaattaaaaagctataaatagggacgcctgggtgactaagtcggttaagcacctgacttcagcttgggttatgatctcgcagcttatgaatttgagcctcacatcgtgctctgtgctgacagctcagagcctggagcctgcttcggattcttgtgtctccttttctctctgcccctcccccgctcatactctgtcgctctctctctctctcaaaaataaataaaaacatggggcgcctgggtggctcagtcggttaagcatccgacttaggctcaggtcatgatctcccggtctgtgggttcaagccccgtgtcgggctctgtgctgacagctcagagcctggagcctgtttcggattctgtgtctccctctttctttgaccctctcctgttcatgctctctctctctctctgtctcaaaaaataaaataaatgttaaaaaaaaaattaaaaaataaataaatgaaaaatgttaaaaaaaaatttaaaaataaataaataaaaacattatacaatttttaaagagtataaataaataaagtttactctctgaaatgaagacaaaaataaagatgttcaCTGTCACATCTAATTAACATGGTACTAAAATACCCAGCTAGAAAAAACAAGGCCACACAAataatgtgtacttttttttttttaatttttttttcaacgtttatttatttttgggacagagagagacagagcatgaacgggggaggggcagagagagagggagacacagaatcggaaaccggctccaggctctgagccatcagcccagagcccgacgcggggctcgaactcacggaccgcgagatcgtgacctggctgaagtcggacgctcaaccgactgcgccacccaggcgccccataatgtgtattttttaaaggtataaaatcTGGAAAAGGCACCACTTGCCCTTTATAACCAGGAACAAAGTAGGACAAACTACAAATTAATGATCTTGAACTCATGAAGGCGCTGAGGTCACAGGGCTAAGATCGGACCTCACATTCAGAATAGGACGATCCCTTCGGTCAGCAATAGAACGTTTATTTGCTTAGGGCGGACACTGATCAATACCATATAAACTGACGAAAATATTaatctaaaattttgttttaacgaAACCCactgcaaataaaaatagattaaaaatgagtatgttcaaaaaaaaaaaaaaagataagctatGTAAACGCCAATCAAAAAGAGCAGGACCggttgaattaattaaaaaaaaaaaaaagtaagcttcagggaaaaagagggaatattatcagggagaaagagagacattacATTCTGATAAAAGGGTCGGCTCTTCAAAAAGGCATCACCGTCCTAGGGGTGTATCTGCCTAAATAACAGCGCTTCAAAGCAGTTGAGAGAAATCGATGCATCTAAAAGGGAAAATGGATAGATCCACAGTTACAGTTGGAAATTGCAACATTTCTTTctagaacaaagaaaagagaaagtgccAGGGACCGGGCTGCATATTTTAATAGGGTAGTCAGTGAGGACTCCATCTGAGAAGGTGACGTTTGAGCGGGGATCGAAAGAAGAGAGTGGGCTTTGCAGATATCTGGAAGAAGAGCCttccaggcagaagggacagcaagcgcaaaggccctgaggcaggagcatgcATGCCTGGCAATGAGGGAGCCGGGATGGCTGGAGTGGTGTGAGCGAGGATAGaataagcaagagaaataaaaatgaaacgtCTGTTGGAGACAGGATTTATGGCAGGAAGGAATGAGCTATTCAGGGGAGGAAGCCCGTGACAAGGGGTAGGTTCAGAAAAGGTTGAGGAGAGGGAACTCCAGAGAAGGCAGTGGGACATTCTAGGCAAAGAGAGGAGCGTGTGCAAAGGCAAGCAAGTCTGAGGTGGTTCATCATGTCCAAGCATGAAGCTCCAGTTGCCAGAGCAGAAATAGGGCAGGGGCCAGGAATGAGGCTGTGGGAGTCAGCTGCAGCCAGATTGAGAAGGGCAGAGACGCAACAAGAGACAGGAGGTCTTGAAGAACCATCAGAGAAGGTCGGGAGGATCAGGAGGTTGTGGTGAGAGAGCGGGTGATGGGGTTCGAGGTTCGAGAGGTACGGCAGTTCTGGGTACCGGCAAAGGGTGGGGAGTGGTTGCATcagagggtgagtggggtggCATGCCTCCAGGGTGGCTGCAGGACTTGGGGATGGGAGGAAGACCGACCAGGGCCTGCGTCTGTCCTCACGATCAGTCTCAGGACGTTTGGGACCCCCCACAGTGGGGAGCCTCAGCTGCGTGGGATGTGGGAGAATGAGCTGTCACCACTGGGGGACGCGGCAAGCGAAACCCGTCTGGGCTAGGCAGGTGCCAGCcgctcttccttttccttctcctccaagCAGCCCTCTGGGACTGCTCCCCGAAATGTACTGGTACTTCCCTGGCAGTTGGTTCCAGGCGGCCCCGATGGGCAGGGCCTGTGTAGAGCCGAGGAGGCAGACTACAGGAAGGGAAAGCCCCCATGGTTTCTGTCTCACTGCAGGGACCCAACAGGGAAACCCCACGGATCCCAAAAGGAAAGTGGGCCTCGGGGAAGACCAAGAAACCCCCATCGTGTCCCTGAAGATGGAAAATCCAGGGTGGGGTGAAGGGTGGAACCGTGCTGGAAGGGAGACCTGTCGTTGAGGCAGCCCAGCCCTGACAGCCATCCACAGAGCAGAAACACACAGGGCAGGATTACTCTGGGACCTGGCTGAGCCCCATCCTGACCTCACACAACCCCAACCTGGTGAGCCGTGACCCTGGTCATCGAGGGAGCTCTTATCCCAGCCCAGGCCTGAGCCCTGACCTGAGTCACAGGCTCTGTCAGAAGCTCGGCCACAGCCTGAGCTCTGGGCCCAATCTGGACTGAGGTCTAAGCTCAACCCCGATGGGTCCCAAGCAGAGCCTCCGGGTCATTGACGGCTCTGACCCCAAACACAGGCAGAGCTAGGATGTTGGCCCTAGACAAAGTTCTAGACCAAGTCCAGCCCTAGTAGACCAAGTCCTGATCATGGTTACAGACCGAGATCTAATCCCAGATCTTACTCTGGCCAAAGACAGAGCCCTCGGCCCATTCTCACCTGCCCTGCTCCTGCCTGTAGActgagccctgcccctgcccggaCTGGGGCCCCACTGCTCCACACAaagcccccctcccagccccctcagCGACTTCCCCGCTTCCTTCGCACTCCCTCACTCAGCCATCTGGTAAACCAGAAAAGAGTAGGATGACTCAAAACCCCAAGTCCTCTCCGATGGGCAATCCCCTTACCTGGCCGTCCATCTTTTGCCAGACAGTGAGCTGGTGGTGGCATAGGATGATGATGACAGAGCAGAGGAACAGGAGGGGTTGAGGGTCCAGGACCCATCACCAGCCCCTAGAGCAGTGACTCACCCGGGAGTGGGGATGCGAGGGGAGGAAATGTCCTAGGAGCTCAGCAGGGGGTCCGGAGCTTGGATTGACCGAAACCCTAGCTTCCcgccaccccctccaccccccctgcTGCACCTCCCGCCCCCTCTGGGAAGGGAAATGACATTTCCCCATTTCAGCAAGGGGTGGTGAGGAGGGAAGACTGAGCGCAAAGCCGAAAGTACAAGCAGGACGGAAAGTGAAACCGGCGCAGCCCCCAGTATAAGACCCCTGCCCGGGAGATGGCTGGCCACACAGGCTGGGCCCCGCCATGGGCCAGATGGCAGGCGACCTTGGCTGGCGTGAGTTTGAGGCCAGGGccggggggcggagggggtggcAAGCTTGGCTGAGactgggcagagggtgggagggcTTGACTGGTGTGGATGGGGGCCGGGGGCCGAAGGACAGCTACCGGGTCAAGACTAAGGATATAGGATACAGTCGACCAGAGGATAGGAATGAGGCTGGCGTGAATGAGGGTGATGGTTTGATCAGGGCTGGGCAGCGGATGGGAAGCCTTGACTGGCCCGGATGGGGAGAGGCGGGCAGCCAGTTGGACCAGGACCAGGACCAGGAGTTTGGCTGGAGCGGCTGAGCGGGGACGGGACAGTTTGGCTGAGAACCGGggctgggagaggaagaagggcaggaggagTGGGCTGGAGTGTGGGGCGGGGGCCAAGGCGGCGGCGGCCTAACTGGGTCAAGGGTCTATAGCTTGGAAGGAGGTCCAATCCACAGCGGGCGACTcaaggacacagagacacagaaggaagagCAGATGGTAGGGCCATAGTAGGGACCAAGGGCTGGAGAACGGGTAGAGAGCCAGAGCCAAGGCGCTGGGATTGAGTGCAGAGCGTAGGGAGAAGCCAAGGGAAGGGTCTGGGGTCCCAGAGCTCAGACAGGAAGCCCTAGGAAGTGGCCCAGCTCGATTCGGGGTGGCAATATCCACCAGAGCCTGGGGTACTCACTTTCCCTCGACACAGAGCTGAGAAGAACCCCACTCTGCCTGAAGTCCCTGGGATGTGGTCCCTAAACCAGGGAGCCTGGATGCTAGGGGTCCCAGGGACCACCCACCACCTCTAGAAGGACATTGGCCAGTGAAGGACCCAGAAGCTCTCCTTCACCTTTACGTACAGAACATTTCGGGAAGCTGAGCCCAGGCGTTAGAAATCAAGAATGGACAAGGGAGAAGCATGGAGAGGAGGGTGAGCGGGAACAGACAGACTTACAGCTTAGTTTTGGTTTGTGTTTCGAGGAGAATTGTGTAACTCCATGATTGCTAGATTTCCTCTCCCTGATGGAGAAACCACCGAACCCTGGCCTCTTCCCAGACCCCCCACCCTAGGgcccctctctcttctgtccaGGAAACATAGGCCGGAAATACTTTCAGAAACCAGCTGGCCTGACTACCCCATTTTACGGATGggaacctgaggcacagagataaGAGGCGACTCATCTCATCCAGGGAAGGACCTGGACGAGAAACAGAGGTTATGCCTCCCATCCcaggcccccttcctccccatggCACCCCCTGTTCTTCTGACACTGCAGAGTGACCCATCGGCCTCGGTGGTGGCTGGACCAACCTGTCCTTCTGACTCTCCAACGTAGAGTCTCCAGCACTGCCCGCCCACCCCTAGGGCTCCAGTTCAGGCCATCAGAGCCGCCTGGCTAAGCCCCAGGAATCTTCGGCAGAACAGAGTGCCCACTCCAGGGGAGGTGGCTGCCTCGTCTGAGTTCCCTGCGGGGGAAGCACGCAGGATCTGCATTTGGGCAGATCTGGAATCCAGTCCTGgttccctccccctctcgccACGCCACCCTGGGCTAGTCAGCCTcacattttcctcatctgcaaaatgcacGGATGATAGCCCCCAGGCTGCCACATACCGTTGAGCCGTTGGTTCACCGAAAAAGACACTTAGCCAAGGGAGTTAGTGAGGGGCCGAGATGGAGCCTGAGATCTGCTTGCGAATGTGGGCCTTCTGTGCAAGGCCGTGTCCGCCTCGGAGAAGGGGTGCCTTCCTTTCGTTCAGACAGAGATGCCGTATGGTGTCCTCGATAGCTTCCATGTTATTAGTGGCCTTGCGGGGTCAGCAAAACGGCACACAGGCTTTGCCTACAGCACAGGCTCAGAAGGGGCATGTTGAGTTCTTCTCGAGCTTTCCCCCCACCTGGCCCACcatctcccccctctctccaGGGCTCAGCCTCTTGTTGCTGTCCTTGCTCCTGGCTCGTGCTGGTGTTTGGGGATTCCCGAGGCCGCCAGGGAGGCCCCCCCTGAGCCTGCAGGAGCTGCGGAGGGAGTTCAAGGTCAGCCTGCACCTCGCCAGGAAGCTGTTCTCCGAGGTTCGGACCCAGGCCCACCGCTTTGTGAGTCTCTCTCTGATGCAGCTGGCTTTGGGGACGGGCGAATCCCCAATCcctctggccccccccccccccactaacaGATCTTGCCCCACAGGCTGAATCTCACCTGCCAGGAGTGAGCCTGGacctcctgcccctgggagatCAGCTCCCCAATGTCTCCCTGACCTTCCAGGCCTGGCACAGCCTCTCTGTGAGTTGGGGGCCGGTGGGGTGGTGGGCAGGAGAGCTGGCAGCAAGGCTGGGCCGGGTGGATGGTGACGAAGTCAGGGGATTGAATGGAAAATGGATTTGGGGATGAATGGAGGAATTGGATCCGGATGAGGCTTGGCATGTCGCCGGATATAAAGATCCAGCTGGAATAAAGAAGTCATGTCAGAACGAGGCTGCACATACGGAGGAGGGATGGCGTGGGATTAGTGTGGGAAGGAGGTTGGAGACAGGATAAAAACACAAGTGAAGCCATGGACGTGAAacggaggggggcgcctgggtggctcagccggttaagcgtccagctcttgatctcggctcaggtcacgacctcacggttcctgagatcgagcccccagtctgctgttagcacagaatctgcttggggttctctctccctctctctctctgtccctccctccctctccccctcaaaataaacttaaaaaaaaaaaaaggaaaggaacatgaAAGGGGATGGTAGGGAAGAGGATAGACTGGGGTTGTGGAGAGAGAGTGATAGGACAGTGGAGATGGGCTTAGGTTTGATCCTCAGCCTGCAAGCCTTTCCtgaccccctcccttccctcctgcaggACCCAGAACGACTCGGCTTCCTCTTCATGACACTTCGCCCCTTCCATGCCCTGTTGGGAAGCCTGGGAAACCAGGGGGGCTGGACGAGCTCAGAGAAGATAGAGCTATGGACCATGAGGTTGGACCTCCGGGATTTGCAGCGGCATCTCCACTTCCAGGTAGAGTGTTCACCCCCCTCCCGAACTCCCAGAGACCAACACATAACATTGAGGCTCACGGGCCCCCTTTTTCAAACACTCCCTGCCCGCAGGTTGGGTAAGTTTGGAAGGAGATGCTGTAGAtcctctgagtgtgtgtgtgtgtgtgtgtgtgtgtgtgtgtgtgtgtaggccctggctctgccccccCGAATCTCTGCCTCCTCTTGATGTCTTGATCCAAACAGCTCTGAAGCACCCGGAACAGCCGCTGGCATTAGCAGGCCCTACAGCAAAGCTCGGTCCCTTCTCCCTTAGCCCCTAACGTCACCAGATCCTCCCGAATATCTCCAAGGGAAACAGGCGTTTTATCCTTAATAAAATGTAAGCAGCATGAAAACTGGCTGCCCCACCTTGCTGCCCACTCCGGACCCCCCACATGACCCTCGAGAGGAGAACTTCGGGCATCCCACACGCCCAGGGCGATCCTGGGATCGTGTGCCCGCCCCGGGCGCGGCATCTGGCTCGGTGACTTCCATTTTCTCGAATCAAAAAATCAGGCAGGACACGTGAGACAATGACCTAATGGAAGGTCTAGAGTAGGGGCTGTCCAGGGAAATCATGACCTCGTGG is drawn from Leopardus geoffroyi isolate Oge1 chromosome E3, O.geoffroyi_Oge1_pat1.0, whole genome shotgun sequence and contains these coding sequences:
- the IL27 gene encoding interleukin-27 subunit alpha isoform X2, producing the protein MEPEICLRMWAFCARPCPPRRRGAFLSFRQRCRMVSSIASMLLVALRGQQNGTQALPTAQAQKGHVEFFSSFPPTWPTISPLSPGLSLLLLSLLLARAGVWGFPRPPGRPPLSLQELRREFKVSLHLARKLFSEAESHLPGVSLDLLPLGDQLPNVSLTFQAWHSLSDPERLGFLFMTLRPFHALLGSLGNQGGWTSSEKIELWTMRLDLRDLQRHLHFQVLAAGLNLPEEEDDEERKEPLPGAPSGLSRVSGQPSWPQLLYTYQLLRSLELVLARAVRDLLLLSQARNPAPASGSSLGSRP
- the IL27 gene encoding interleukin-27 subunit alpha isoform X3; the protein is MGQMAGDLGWRLSLLLLSLLLARAGVWGFPRPPGRPPLSLQELRREFKVSLHLARKLFSEVRTQAHRFAESHLPGVSLDLLPLGDQLPNVSLTFQAWHSLSDPERLGFLFMTLRPFHALLGSLGNQGGWTSSEKIELWTMRLDLRDLQRHLHFQVLAAGLNLPEEEDDEERKEPLPGAPSGLSRVSGQPSWPQLLYTYQLLRSLELVLARAVRDLLLLSQARNPAPASGSSLGSRP
- the IL27 gene encoding interleukin-27 subunit alpha isoform X1, producing the protein MEPEICLRMWAFCARPCPPRRRGAFLSFRQRCRMVSSIASMLLVALRGQQNGTQALPTAQAQKGHVEFFSSFPPTWPTISPLSPGLSLLLLSLLLARAGVWGFPRPPGRPPLSLQELRREFKVSLHLARKLFSEVRTQAHRFAESHLPGVSLDLLPLGDQLPNVSLTFQAWHSLSDPERLGFLFMTLRPFHALLGSLGNQGGWTSSEKIELWTMRLDLRDLQRHLHFQVLAAGLNLPEEEDDEERKEPLPGAPSGLSRVSGQPSWPQLLYTYQLLRSLELVLARAVRDLLLLSQARNPAPASGSSLGSRP